CCTTTTACAAAAAATTTATTAAGTGTAGTTCCAAATGAATCTATATTATTATATACTTTTTCAGGAATTATTTCATAAAAAACTTTATATCCTAATTTTTCAAATTCTTTTATATGTAGAGGTATTTCTTTTGTTTTTCCTTGAAGCATTAATGTATTTATTCTATCTGCAAATTCTTTTGTTTCTCCTATTATCTGACTCATTTTACTCACCTCTTTTTTTGATCATACATCATTCTTACTAAGAGTTAATTTTTAAACCCTTTTAAAGAATAACTGAATTATATATAATTACTAAATATTTTTTAGTAAATTCATTAGCGTTTTAATTAATGAACCAAAAAGCTTAAAAAGATGAAGGGAATAGTATACTCTATGGGTGAAATATTAAATCTAGTTGAGAATTCAAAAGCCATAAATTCTAATCTTTTTTCTCGTCAGAGAATATTAATTTTAAAAAGTTTAGAGAGCTTAGACCAAGAAGGTGCAGTATTTAGGCAATTAAAAGCATTTTTAGAGCTTGATGATGGTAGTTTAGCTTCTAGTTTAAAAATGCTTGAAGAAATAGGATTTATAAAAAGTAAAAAAATTAAATTAGAGAATAAAAATATGACTCAATATTTTATAACAAATCATGGGAAGGAAGAATTTAATATATTTAAAAAATGGTTAGGAGAGGTAATCGAATGAAAAAATTAGATAAATTATTAATATATTTAAACGAATTAGGAATAAAACCAAATTTAGACAGTTTTGAGAATAAATTAATAATTCAAAAAACAGCTTGTTTATTAAAAATGCTGGGTTTTGATATTAATTACAAATTTTCTTTATATGTAAGAGGACCTTATTCTAAAGATCTAACCCAAGATTTATATAATAATTTAAACCCCTCAAAAGGAAAAGTCTCTAAAAATGAAAAAGAAAAACTTAAAAAATTTAAAGAAATTACTGAGATGGATCCAAAATACTTAGAATTAATGGCTACATATGTTTTTTTAGAAAAAGAATATACAGAAATAGAAGCTAGAATTAAATTAAAACAAATAAAATCATTTTATTCAGATCATTTAATTGCAATTGGAATATCTAAAACAAAAGAATTATTCTACAACCCAACAAAAGAAGAAATAAGAGAAATGAAAAGAGATTTTAAGGACATTCAAGAAAATGCGTTAGAAACTGTGGAAAGATTCTTATGAAAAACCCATTAAAAGGAGAAATTTGGTTAGCTGATTTTAGTGGTTCTAGAGGACATGAACAAAAGAAGAAAAGACCTACTATAATTATAAGAGATCTTACGTAGATTTAGTAATTGTATTACCCTGTACTTCTAAAGAAAAACATTCAAACCTTCCTTACACTTATGTTTTAGAAGCAGATACAAAAAATGGATTAGAAACTAAAACAATAGTATTAATTTTCCAAATAACAGTTATTGATAAAACAACATTAATAAAAAAATTGGTAAAATAGATGAAACAGAAATGATTGATATTTCTACAAGTATTAAAAATTTGTTAAAAATATAAGACTGACAATTAAGAAATAATTGTCTATTTATTCATATCCTCATCAATATTATACCAGGCGTCTAAATGCTCCCAACTTAATGGGATTTGATTAATTATCTCTTTACCATATTTTTCTACTGCCCAATCCATAAGTATTTGGCCTTTTTCATAACTTCCAAAAAATGGTTGTTTCCAATTATTATTTAATTCGTTAGATAGATCTAAAGTGCAATAAACTGCAAAACCTTCTATCCAATTTAAAAAAGCTTTAGTATTTTTAACATGAGTTAGATCTAAAGTTCCTCCTAGTCTGGCCCATGCTATATGGAATAATTCATGAACAATAGTTGCATCATCAATTTTTTCTGGGTTTTCTAATATGTCTATTCTTTCTA
The Candidatus Micrarchaeia archaeon genome window above contains:
- a CDS encoding transcriptional regulator, translating into MGEILNLVENSKAINSNLFSRQRILILKSLESLDQEGAVFRQLKAFLELDDGSLASSLKMLEEIGFIKSKKIKLENKNMTQYFITNHGKEEFNIFKKWLGEVIE
- a CDS encoding type II toxin-antitoxin system PemK/MazF family toxin, whose product is MKNPLKGEIWLADFSGSRGHEQKKKRPTIIIRDLT